A region from the Tsuneonella mangrovi genome encodes:
- a CDS encoding thiamine pyrophosphate-dependent enzyme produces the protein MAKTVAEIVVDAIEQAGARRIYGIPGDTINHFTDAVSRSSLRWVQVRHEEVGAFAAGGEAYMTGELAVCAGTCGPGSLHFVNGIYETHRNGAPVLLIASDVDRREKGFDFPQEVDQKKIYEQHSVFCEAISHPAQARRIVAKAAQAALTKRGVAVVIVNGDMFTETDADGADWRIYRPHPIARPNDAEMAELAQAIDTAKSVTVYAGIGARDAHDQIVALCEKLNAPMVHTTRAKEWLEPDNPYNVGVNGILGNKAGVEAIHTADLVLCLGCDFAYGQFWPEQAKVVQVDIDPTHLGRRSPIHMGLVGDCAATLDALITLVTAKEDRAHLDRALAQWKDDLAGYQEAGREPDSSLIHPQFVANMLDKRAADDAIFVSDVGTSMVWMLRHITANGKRRFLNSLLHGTMASGYPQAMGAKLAYPERQVIAMCGDGGMTMLMGDLITLVQEKVPLKLLVFDNSTLGFVEMEQRVEGLVDHYTTLENPDFAKVAEAIGIAGWRVENASDLAGAMDAWLAEPGPALLDVKVNRVELVMPPEVKAGQVASTALFGVKAVLSGRTKEVVSLLRDNFLR, from the coding sequence ATGGCGAAAACCGTTGCCGAAATCGTTGTCGATGCCATCGAACAGGCAGGAGCCAGGCGGATTTACGGGATCCCGGGAGACACGATCAATCACTTCACCGACGCTGTCTCGCGTTCAAGCCTGCGCTGGGTGCAGGTGCGGCACGAGGAAGTCGGCGCGTTCGCTGCCGGGGGCGAGGCCTACATGACCGGCGAACTGGCGGTCTGCGCGGGCACCTGCGGGCCGGGCAGCCTGCACTTCGTCAACGGCATCTATGAAACCCACCGCAACGGCGCGCCGGTGCTGCTGATCGCTTCCGACGTCGACCGGCGCGAGAAGGGCTTCGACTTCCCGCAGGAGGTCGACCAGAAGAAGATCTACGAGCAGCACTCTGTGTTCTGCGAAGCGATCTCGCATCCGGCGCAGGCCCGCCGGATCGTCGCCAAGGCGGCGCAGGCTGCTCTCACGAAGCGCGGCGTGGCGGTCGTGATCGTCAACGGCGACATGTTCACCGAAACCGATGCCGACGGTGCCGACTGGCGGATTTATCGACCTCACCCGATTGCCCGGCCCAACGATGCGGAAATGGCGGAGTTGGCGCAGGCGATCGACACTGCGAAATCCGTGACCGTCTATGCCGGGATCGGCGCGCGCGATGCGCATGACCAGATCGTGGCGCTGTGCGAGAAGCTCAACGCACCGATGGTTCACACTACCCGGGCGAAGGAATGGCTCGAACCGGACAATCCCTACAATGTCGGGGTCAATGGCATCCTCGGCAACAAGGCCGGGGTCGAAGCGATCCATACTGCCGACCTGGTGCTGTGCCTAGGGTGCGATTTTGCCTACGGCCAGTTCTGGCCCGAACAGGCAAAAGTGGTGCAGGTCGATATCGACCCGACGCACCTGGGGCGCCGCTCGCCTATCCACATGGGGCTGGTCGGTGACTGTGCGGCGACGCTCGACGCGCTGATCACGCTAGTGACGGCGAAGGAAGATCGCGCGCATCTCGACCGGGCATTGGCGCAGTGGAAGGACGACTTGGCCGGATACCAGGAGGCGGGCCGCGAGCCCGACTCCAGCCTGATCCACCCGCAATTCGTCGCCAACATGCTCGACAAGAGAGCCGCTGACGATGCAATCTTCGTGTCCGACGTCGGCACCTCGATGGTGTGGATGCTGCGGCACATCACCGCCAACGGCAAGCGGCGGTTCCTCAACAGCCTGCTGCATGGGACGATGGCGAGCGGCTATCCGCAAGCGATGGGGGCGAAGCTCGCCTACCCCGAGCGACAGGTGATCGCGATGTGCGGCGATGGCGGGATGACCATGCTGATGGGTGACCTCATCACGCTGGTGCAGGAGAAAGTGCCGCTCAAGCTGCTGGTGTTCGACAACTCGACGCTCGGTTTCGTCGAGATGGAGCAGCGCGTCGAGGGCCTGGTCGACCACTACACCACGCTGGAGAACCCCGATTTCGCCAAGGTGGCCGAAGCGATCGGGATCGCCGGCTGGCGGGTCGAGAACGCGTCCGACCTTGCCGGGGCGATGGACGCATGGCTGGCCGAACCCGGCCCCGCGCTGCTCGATGTGAAGGTCAACCGGGTCGAACTGGTGATGCCGCCCGAGGTCAAGGCCGGGCAGGTTGCCAGCACCGCGCTGTTCGGCGTGAAAGCGGTACTCAGCGGGCGGACAAAGGAAGTCGTCTCGCTGCTGCGAGACAACTTCCTGCGCTAA
- a CDS encoding M13 family metallopeptidase, translating to MAFRSMLAAGVAGLALVVTAPSLAEDAPAAATQTAEGNTPFYAPFGIDLKAMDKSVKPGNNWDEYAWGTWLKSAEIPADRASIGAFRDTFDRVQKETRDIIMNAPAGSKYGDFYKSFMNTDQVNALGWTPLKADLDQVAAIDSKSGIARFMGASGGKFGISAVGTFVYADTDNPNINVLYIGQDGLGLPNRDYYLDEKFAKQRAAYRAWVQKALELTDTPDAAAKADAILALETSIAKASWTPAESRDIDKTNNPMSSAEFAAYAPGIDWDAFFAGADVPAQQRMIIGETTAIKAIAQIVGDTPLDTLKAWERFHVISQAAPYLSDNFVNARFDYTKTLSGVTELDPRWKRGVNLVNGAVGQLVGQQYVKLYFPPAAKAEMEKLVVNVKAGMADRIRTNTWMSDATKEQALLKLKNMMVMVGYPDMWRSWDGLTIKPDDLLGNVERAGEFNHAYAMEDLGKPVDRKKWGMNPQTVNAYNGFNQNKIVFPAGILQAPFFDLHADPAVNYGAIGVVIGHEISHGFDDQGRKVDATGKVRDWWTPEDAKRFVAESKVFGDQYASYEPVPGSHVNPDLTMGENIADFAGVEVAYDAYHRSLDGKTPPVLDGLTGDQRFFLGFAQVWRTKARPAAVASQIATDPHSPGAIRAFAPLRNVDAWYDAFGVTPDQKLYIAPDKRARIW from the coding sequence ATGGCATTTCGTTCGATGCTGGCCGCCGGTGTGGCCGGGCTGGCACTTGTGGTAACCGCCCCCTCGCTGGCCGAGGATGCACCCGCTGCCGCCACCCAAACCGCCGAAGGCAACACCCCGTTCTACGCGCCGTTCGGCATCGACCTGAAGGCAATGGACAAGTCGGTCAAGCCGGGCAACAATTGGGACGAATATGCCTGGGGCACCTGGCTCAAGTCCGCCGAAATCCCGGCCGACCGTGCTTCGATCGGTGCGTTTCGCGACACCTTCGACCGGGTCCAGAAGGAAACCCGCGACATCATCATGAACGCGCCCGCCGGCAGCAAATACGGCGATTTCTACAAGAGCTTCATGAACACCGACCAGGTCAATGCTCTGGGCTGGACCCCGCTGAAGGCCGACCTCGACCAGGTTGCGGCGATCGACAGCAAGTCCGGGATCGCCCGCTTCATGGGTGCAAGCGGCGGCAAGTTCGGTATCTCGGCGGTCGGTACGTTCGTCTATGCCGACACCGATAACCCCAACATCAATGTCCTTTATATCGGCCAGGATGGGCTGGGCCTGCCCAACCGCGACTACTACCTCGACGAGAAGTTCGCCAAGCAGCGCGCAGCCTATCGCGCATGGGTGCAGAAGGCGCTCGAACTGACCGACACGCCCGATGCCGCCGCCAAGGCAGACGCGATCCTCGCCCTCGAGACCAGCATCGCCAAGGCCAGCTGGACCCCGGCGGAATCGCGCGACATCGACAAGACCAACAACCCGATGAGCTCGGCCGAATTTGCCGCCTACGCTCCGGGCATCGACTGGGATGCGTTCTTCGCCGGTGCCGACGTGCCCGCGCAGCAGCGCATGATCATCGGCGAAACGACCGCCATCAAGGCGATCGCGCAGATCGTCGGCGATACCCCGCTCGACACGCTCAAGGCGTGGGAGCGGTTCCACGTGATCAGCCAGGCCGCGCCATATCTCTCGGACAATTTCGTCAACGCCCGGTTCGATTATACCAAGACGCTTTCGGGCGTGACCGAACTCGATCCCCGTTGGAAGCGCGGCGTGAACCTCGTCAACGGCGCGGTCGGCCAGCTGGTCGGCCAGCAATACGTCAAGCTGTACTTCCCGCCCGCGGCGAAGGCCGAAATGGAAAAGCTGGTCGTCAACGTGAAGGCCGGAATGGCCGATCGCATCCGCACCAATACCTGGATGTCCGACGCGACCAAGGAGCAGGCGCTGCTCAAGCTGAAGAACATGATGGTCATGGTCGGCTATCCCGACATGTGGCGCAGCTGGGACGGCCTGACGATCAAGCCCGATGACCTGCTCGGCAACGTCGAGCGCGCCGGTGAATTCAACCACGCCTATGCGATGGAAGACCTCGGCAAGCCGGTCGATCGCAAGAAGTGGGGCATGAACCCGCAGACGGTGAATGCCTACAATGGCTTCAACCAGAACAAGATCGTGTTCCCGGCCGGCATCCTGCAGGCACCATTCTTCGACCTGCACGCCGATCCGGCGGTCAACTATGGCGCGATCGGCGTGGTGATCGGCCACGAGATCAGCCACGGGTTCGACGACCAGGGCCGCAAGGTCGATGCCACCGGCAAGGTGCGCGACTGGTGGACCCCGGAAGACGCCAAGCGCTTCGTCGCGGAATCGAAGGTGTTCGGCGACCAGTACGCCAGCTACGAGCCGGTCCCCGGCAGCCACGTCAATCCCGACCTGACGATGGGCGAAAACATTGCCGACTTCGCCGGGGTCGAGGTGGCCTACGACGCCTACCATCGCTCGCTCGACGGCAAGACGCCGCCGGTGCTCGACGGGCTGACCGGCGACCAGCGCTTCTTCCTCGGCTTCGCGCAAGTGTGGCGCACCAAGGCGCGTCCGGCAGCGGTTGCCAGCCAGATTGCCACCGACCCGCACAGCCCGGGCGCGATCCGCGCGTTCGCCCCGCTGCGCAACGTCGATGCATGGTACGATGCGTTTGGCGTGACCCCCGACCAGAAGCTCTACATCGCGCCCGACAAGCGCGCGCGCATCTGGTAA
- the thpR gene encoding RNA 2',3'-cyclic phosphodiesterase, giving the protein MPAALPRLFVALRPPAEIREVLYAAMGGVEAARWQGDDQLHLTLRFIGEIDPHRADDLLVALQRIDAHKFDLAIRGVGHFERKGRATALWAAVAPSPALDTLQKKVERACQSVGLEPEHRKFTPHVTLARLAGGAGPIGRWLADHANLSAPAWPVAYFSLFESTLAITGSQYDAIAEWPLR; this is encoded by the coding sequence ATGCCCGCCGCCCTGCCCCGCCTGTTCGTTGCGCTCCGCCCCCCGGCGGAAATTCGCGAAGTATTGTACGCGGCAATGGGCGGGGTCGAAGCCGCCCGCTGGCAAGGCGATGACCAACTCCACCTGACGCTGCGCTTCATCGGTGAAATCGACCCGCATCGCGCCGACGACCTGCTGGTCGCTCTCCAGCGGATCGACGCGCACAAGTTCGACCTGGCGATCCGCGGGGTCGGTCACTTCGAACGCAAGGGCCGCGCTACCGCGCTGTGGGCGGCAGTCGCGCCCAGCCCCGCTCTCGATACGCTGCAAAAGAAAGTCGAGCGTGCCTGCCAGTCGGTCGGCCTGGAGCCGGAACACCGCAAGTTTACCCCGCACGTCACCCTTGCCCGGCTTGCAGGGGGTGCAGGGCCGATCGGCCGATGGTTGGCCGACCACGCCAACTTGTCGGCACCCGCATGGCCGGTTGCGTATTTTTCCCTATTCGAGAGCACACTGGCAATTACCGGATCGCAGTATGATGCGATCGCCGAATGGCCGCTTCGATGA
- a CDS encoding spore coat U domain-containing protein → MAHAKNRRKICRALGLVLAGLAGIAPLPAFAGTATATVDVSLTIQSSCSVQANPLTFTGQASQTIDANSSVTVSCSAVPTGNAVSLSLDQGTNAQGTTRYLAAADGTLVPYAIYSDAAHTQVWGSGGQSVSVPVDSGSQVSVPMYGQVPASGSSVATGTYSDTVVVTLSF, encoded by the coding sequence ATGGCGCACGCGAAAAACCGTCGGAAGATTTGCAGGGCTCTTGGCCTGGTGCTGGCCGGTCTCGCGGGCATCGCTCCGCTGCCGGCATTCGCAGGCACCGCGACGGCGACCGTCGATGTATCGCTGACCATCCAGTCTTCGTGCTCGGTCCAGGCCAACCCGCTGACCTTCACCGGACAGGCGAGCCAGACGATCGACGCGAACTCGAGCGTCACCGTCTCGTGCTCCGCCGTACCCACCGGAAACGCGGTCAGCCTGTCGCTCGACCAGGGCACCAATGCACAAGGGACCACGCGATACCTCGCCGCTGCCGACGGCACACTGGTTCCCTATGCGATCTACAGCGACGCCGCGCACACGCAGGTATGGGGCAGCGGCGGGCAGTCCGTGAGCGTGCCAGTCGATTCCGGGAGCCAGGTCTCCGTGCCGATGTACGGCCAGGTTCCAGCCAGCGGATCGTCGGTCGCCACCGGCACCTATAGCGACACGGTGGTGGTCACGCTCTCGTTCTGA